GGGGCGCGCGGGGATGGCGGCGGCAAGGCGGGTGCGCCCCTCGTTGCCTTCGGCGAATCGAATGGCGGCGATGCGGCCGGGGATCAGCGTCAGGGTCAGTGTGCCCTGGGCCAGCTGCTGCGGCGCGGCGAGCACGCGGGTGGTGACGTAGCCGCGCGCAACCACCGCCCGCTGCAGCCGCGCGATCACGATGTCGATGCCCTCGGTGCCGATGCAGCGGCCACGCGGATCGTCGCTGCCGTCCTCGCCGGCGGCGGCCAGCGCCCACTGGAAGTCCTGGGCGCGCTCGCCGGCCAGCACGATGCGATCGATGCGAAGGCACGGCGCCTCGTCCTTCGGCAGCCGGCGATCCTCGGGCCGGGCGTCGGGCTGCAGGCGGGTGTCGACGGTACGCTCCTGCTGCCGGCGCAGGGCGCGCTCGCGTTCCTGCTGGCGCTGCTCCTCGACGAAAGGGTTGGGCGCCGCGGGCAGCGGGGCCGTCTGGGCGTGCGCCAGAGCCGCCAGCGCGGCCGCGGCCGGCAGGGCCATCGCCCATGTCTTGCGCTTCCTCCCATAGGTGCGCGTATTGTTCCGGGCCACAGGCCCGGAACCTCCCCTGACACTCATCACGTCGACCCTTGTTGTTTTTGAAGGGCCGGATTCTGGTGCGCGGCGCCGCAACATTGGCAGCCGCGTCAGAAAACTCTAGATTTGGGGCAATCAATGCGTGGCCGACCGAAGCGGCTCGGGGAGCATGAAATCTATGTGCCAAGTAGAGCTGCTGCGCGAACAATGGCGCGCAGCCATGGGCCGCTCAGGGCGCGGCGCCACGCAGCGTCGCCACCTGCTGCGCGTAGCTGCGCTCGATGCGCTCGAGCCGGGCCTCGCGCGCCGCCGGGCTGACCCATTTCGCGTTGAGCGCGCGCTGCCGGGCGAGCTGATAGTCCAGGGCGGCGGTCGACAGCAGCGCGCTGTTGTCCTGCGCCACGTAGCCCAGGGGTGCCTGCAGTTGCTTCAGCACTTCGCGCTCGGCGTCGCCGCGCGGACCCCGCGCCTGGCCGTAGCCCACCAGGAAATCCTGCAAGGCCTTCTGCAGCGCCGCGGGCTGGTCGCGCCGCGCCACGAACAGGGCCGGCGGCGTGGGGCCGGATTCCCAGATCACCTGCAGCCGCGCCGCCTCGACCGGGAACTGCAGCCTGAAGCGCTCGAAGTCGGTGGTGTTGTTGGTGGCGACGTCGGCATCGCCGTTGGCCACCGCCAGCGCCGTGCCCTGGTGGGTATCGACCAGCTCGCTGCGGAAGCGCTCCATGGCGATGCCGTGGGGAAGGAAGAGTTCCTGCTGCGGCACGATGAAGCCGGAGATCGAGCGGCTGTCGCCGCGCGCCAGGCGCCATCGCTCGGGTGAGTCCAGAACCTCCTTCAGCGTGCGGGGCGGGGCGCCCGTGCGGGTGAGCAGCACTGCCCGATGCGCGGACACGCCGGGGTTGCGCTTCACCTGCGCCACGACGAGCATTGGAGGACGTCCGCCTTCGGGCGGCCGTGCGGTGCTCATCCGCTGCGTCGAGACGGCGTCGAGCGCCAGCTTGGCAGACAGGAGGGCGAAGTCCACCTCGCCGCGCCGGATCGCCTGGTCCAGCGATTCATAGGAGCTCACGGACAGCACGCTCACCGGCCGGCCGAGCGCGCGGCTCAGGTCGCCCAGCAGCGGCGTCCAGCTCTCGCGCGACTCGACCGCTCCGCCGACCGGCAGCACGCCGAAGCGCAGGGGAGCAGCCGCCTCGGTGCGCGCGCGCTGTGCAAAGGACGGGGTCGCAGGCAAGGCGAGCAGCACCGCCGCGGCCAGCGCCATGAAGCGCCGCCGCGCGCCCGCTTCAGGGTGCATTGCCGCGCAAGACCGCCAACTGCTCTGCATAGGCGTTTTCGATGCGCTGCAGCCGCGCCTGCCGCGCAGCCTCGTTGACCCACTGCGAGGTCATCGCGCTCTGGCGTGCCAGCTGGTAGGCCAGCTTGGCGGCCGGCAGCAGCGAGGTGTTGTCGGCCGGCACGAAGCCCGCGAGGTCGTGCAGCGACTTGAGCACGGCGCGCTCGGCATCGCCGCGCGGGCCCTTGCTGCGCGCGTAGTCGACCAGGAAGGCCTGCACCTTCTTCTGGAACTCGGGGCTGTAGTCGCGCCGCACCACGATCTGCGCATGTGGGATCAGCTCCGATTCCCAGATCACCTGGAGGCGCTCGGCCTCGACCGGGAACTGGAGCCGGAAGCGTTCGAAGTCGGCGGTGTTGTTGGTCGCCACGTCGGCTTCGCCATTGGCCACGGCCAGGGCGGTGGCCTGGTGCGTGCCGACCACCTCGCTCGCGAAGCGGGTTTCCATCACGATGTGGTTGGGCAGGAAGAGCTGCAGCTGCGGCACGATGAAGCCCGAGACCGAGCGGCTCTCGCCGCGCGCCAGGCGCCAGCTCTCGGGCTCGGCCAGCAGGCCCTTGAGCGTGGTGCGCGGCCCGGTCTTGCGCGTGAGCAGCAGGGCGCGGTAGCCCGGCAGGCCGTCGTGGCGCGTGACCTGCCCGACCACGTTCATACGCCGTTGCGAGACGGCATCGAGGGCCATCTTGCCGGAGAGAAAAGCCATGTCGACCTGGTCGCGCTGGATCGCCTGCTCGAGCGCCTCGTACGAGTTGACCGAGAGCACGCTCACCGGCCGGCCGATGGCGCGGCTCAGGTCCGTCAGCAGCGGCTCCCAGTCGTTGCGCGATTCGAAGGCGCCGCCCAGGGGCAGGATGCCGAAGCGCAGCGGGGCCTCGTCCGCGGCGGAAGCGGCCTGCATCGTGGCCGCGAGCGGCAGGCCCAGCAAGGCAGCGAGGATGCAGCGCCATGCAAGCGCCGACAGGCGCCGTGCCATCATGTGCAAAGCG
Above is a window of Variovorax sp. RA8 DNA encoding:
- the phnD gene encoding phosphate/phosphite/phosphonate ABC transporter substrate-binding protein, whose product is MARRLSALAWRCILAALLGLPLAATMQAASAADEAPLRFGILPLGGAFESRNDWEPLLTDLSRAIGRPVSVLSVNSYEALEQAIQRDQVDMAFLSGKMALDAVSQRRMNVVGQVTRHDGLPGYRALLLTRKTGPRTTLKGLLAEPESWRLARGESRSVSGFIVPQLQLFLPNHIVMETRFASEVVGTHQATALAVANGEADVATNNTADFERFRLQFPVEAERLQVIWESELIPHAQIVVRRDYSPEFQKKVQAFLVDYARSKGPRGDAERAVLKSLHDLAGFVPADNTSLLPAAKLAYQLARQSAMTSQWVNEAARQARLQRIENAYAEQLAVLRGNAP
- a CDS encoding phosphate/phosphite/phosphonate ABC transporter substrate-binding protein, which produces MHPEAGARRRFMALAAAVLLALPATPSFAQRARTEAAAPLRFGVLPVGGAVESRESWTPLLGDLSRALGRPVSVLSVSSYESLDQAIRRGEVDFALLSAKLALDAVSTQRMSTARPPEGGRPPMLVVAQVKRNPGVSAHRAVLLTRTGAPPRTLKEVLDSPERWRLARGDSRSISGFIVPQQELFLPHGIAMERFRSELVDTHQGTALAVANGDADVATNNTTDFERFRLQFPVEAARLQVIWESGPTPPALFVARRDQPAALQKALQDFLVGYGQARGPRGDAEREVLKQLQAPLGYVAQDNSALLSTAALDYQLARQRALNAKWVSPAAREARLERIERSYAQQVATLRGAAP